TCGTCTTTTTCCAAGATGTCATACATGGCATCCCAGGAGCCGATATCGTTCCAGTAACAGGAAAGTGGCACCATCCGTACTTTCTGACTGTTTTCGGCTACAGCGTAGTCAATGGAGATGGATGGCATCTTGGCAAAAGTATCGTGGACTTCACTATAGGATTTGCCTTCCATCAGGCCGGATATTGCTGGCTGATAAGCAGCCAGCTCTTCCATAATGCAGCCAATCGTAAAGGCGAACATGCCGGAGTTCCAATAGTAGTTACCTGCCTCTAAGTACGCTTGTGCTGTTTCAAGATTTGGTTTTTCCTTGAAGGACTGCACCGCGTAGCTGCCGCCATTTTCTGTGCCTGCTTCAATATAACCGTAGCCGGTTTCCGGACTGCGCGGCTTTATGCCTAACGTCACAAAACTTCCACCCTTAGCGGTTTGGGCTGCCTCTTTTATGCAGGCCGAGAAAGCATCCTGCTGGCGTATTACATGGTCGGCTGCGGCAATGATGAGCACTTCATCCTCAGCGCATCCCAGTTCGCTTTCGCAGTACTTAGCTGCCAGGGCAATAGCCGGTGCGGTGTTTTTAGCTACCGGTTCCAGTACAATATGGGCACTGCTGGCATGGCAGAGTTCCAATTCGTTCTGCACATGGTAGAGATAGCTTTCGTTGGTAACCAAAACGATGTCTTCAGCTGGTACCAGTTTCAAGAAACGTTCTACCGTATGCACCAGCAGAGATTTATCGTCCTCCAGTGCCAAGAACTGTTTGGGATAAGACTTACGAGAAAGCGGAAATAACCGCGACCCGCCGCCACCGGCAAGAATGACAACCTTCATTGAAAAAACAACTCCTCAATTTTTATCTTTAATAGGCACCGCGCTTTTCCAGCACAGCCTTAAAAGTCTTGACCAAATATTTCATGTCCAGCCATACACTCCAATTGCGGACATACCATGTGTCCATCTCAACCCGCTCTTCGTAGGTGGTGTCGCTGCGTCCGCTGGTCTGCCACATACCGGTTATGCCGGGGCGAACCATGTAGTATTCCCGAATATTGTCCCCGTACTTGCAAACTTCCCCCTGCACTATGGGGCGTGGGCCGACAAGGCTCATCTCACCTTTTAGCACATTAAATACCTGTGGCAGTTCGTCCAAGCTTGTCCGGCGCAGGAATGCGCCCAGTCTGGTAACTCTGGGGTCATGGGTTAGTTTGAAGTTTTCTGCCCATTCCTTTTGGGCAGCTGGATTTTCAGCCAGGTATTTTTTTAAGGCCTCGTCGGCATTGGATACCATAGTCTGGAATTTATAACAGTCAAATTCTTTGCCATTCCGTCCCACACGCCGATGAGCAAAGAAGATTCTACCTTTATTGTCTATCCCGACCAATATGGCCAGCAGGATAAAAAACGGAGATATCAGAATACAGCCGAAGAATGTTACTACCATATCAAAGACGAACTTGGTCGCCCGGTTGCTCCAACGAGACAGATTGTTCTTGCTCTTGATAATGGTCAGCTGTTCGACGAATAATGTGCTGATTTCCACACTGCCTAGCGGGGTTCCCACAAGACTGGGCGTAAACAAGATGGTATCGGTTAAATGCTGGACAGATACCAGTAATTTACGCATTTCTTCTTCCGACAGGCCTGGCGCGGCGATTACTATGGTGCGTACGCCTTGTTCTTTTATGACCTTATCCGCATCAGCAAAACCGCCCAGCAACGGATATTCTTGCGGCAATTTGCTGGATACAGGATGGTCATC
The Selenomonas ruminantium AC2024 DNA segment above includes these coding regions:
- a CDS encoding mannose-1-phosphate guanylyltransferase/mannose-6-phosphate isomerase, giving the protein MKVVILAGGGGSRLFPLSRKSYPKQFLALEDDKSLLVHTVERFLKLVPAEDIVLVTNESYLYHVQNELELCHASSAHIVLEPVAKNTAPAIALAAKYCESELGCAEDEVLIIAAADHVIRQQDAFSACIKEAAQTAKGGSFVTLGIKPRSPETGYGYIEAGTENGGSYAVQSFKEKPNLETAQAYLEAGNYYWNSGMFAFTIGCIMEELAAYQPAISGLMEGKSYSEVHDTFAKMPSISIDYAVAENSQKVRMVPLSCYWNDIGSWDAMYDILEKDEAGNAVKGDCITIDCKDSLLIGHDRLLAGIGIDDLLLVESDDVIVATKKGNSQKVKDVVETLKKNHRKEATEHTTLYYYWGTSSAMGKGKNYVMRKLRIMPGKALPQRMHYHRTEHFIVLSGTAEVKQETDVKMIHENESVFIPQTTRYELSNPGRIPLEIIEIRNGTYLGEDDLVEF
- the wbaP gene encoding undecaprenyl-phosphate galactose phosphotransferase WbaP, translated to MKQGIHIGTSRQIIVCLHLLVDYLAIVAAEHTALWLQGMFRLDASRVMVMPWEYQYIYYPALFLLVMFLSDGYRFNRPSLDVTRDVFKGACYGFLMYMLVIFLMRNRLQVSRYYAGCFLLFSLLYIAIARFMLGQFVLRLHCLQEKILLIGAGRTAERLLGAFEDDPCYGYEVIGLLDDHPVSSKLPQEYPLLGGFADADKVIKEQGVRTIVIAAPGLSEEEMRKLLVSVQHLTDTILFTPSLVGTPLGSVEISTLFVEQLTIIKSKNNLSRWSNRATKFVFDMVVTFFGCILISPFFILLAILVGIDNKGRIFFAHRRVGRNGKEFDCYKFQTMVSNADEALKKYLAENPAAQKEWAENFKLTHDPRVTRLGAFLRRTSLDELPQVFNVLKGEMSLVGPRPIVQGEVCKYGDNIREYYMVRPGITGMWQTSGRSDTTYEERVEMDTWYVRNWSVWLDMKYLVKTFKAVLEKRGAY